The Muribaculum intestinale genome includes the window ACCCGGCGCGTATCATCGGCACAAAGCGTATCAGATACTGCATCTCCGGATTGAGTTCTATGCCATAATAGGCTATTATATTTATGTATGGAATGCTTACCAGCAGGAAGAATATGTGAGTGAGTACATAATGCCATTTTCGTGGATATATGAAAAATTCCACTACTATATCAAATATGAAGAACATGCATATCCAGAACTGAATATTCATGTACTGCTGGCTCGCAAGGAAAGAGATGTTGTGGAAAGAGTCCCAGGAAATAAGCACAATAAGGCCAATTGAAGCTATCAGCACGAGTGTATGCAATATCTTCACAATTCTTATCTTGTGTGGCGATAGACGGTCTTTACCGCTTTTCCCGCCAGATACGGGCGCCTTAGATGTATCCGGTGCGGTTGTCGCATTAGCTGCCGGAGTCGTTTCAGTGGTTGCCATTTCCTAACATTAAATAGTTGAATACATATACGTAATAATTTTTACGACTTACTTATGCCGAGGCTACTGTATGTGTGGTTACGGCTATGGTTAGATAACGCCGCGGACATGTCAATGGTTTTACCGGTGTGGTGCAACTTGCATAAATTCCGCAAATAGGCTAACTTTGCATGCGTGAGCATATCAGGCCGTCGCATATCCGTAATAAGTCTGCTGGCTGTCGTGGCTCTGGCTGTTATGTTTGCAGCCTGTAGTTCGACACGCCATGTGCCGCAGGGACAGTACCTTGTGGACAAGGTGGATATTACCGTTACAGATAATGCGGATATAAGTGAGGAGCAGCTGGTAAACTATCTTCGCCAGACACCTAACCATAAGGTGCTCGGCTTTCTTAAACTTCAGCTTGCCACATACAATATGTCGGGACGCGATACAACCAAATGGTATAACCGCTGGGTGCGCAAGCTGGGGCGTCCGCCTGTAATTTATGACCAAGAACTTACCGATGCCTCGGTATATCAGCTTCACCATGCTCTTATCAACAAAGGATACCTTGATTCCGAGGTTACAGTCGATACCGTGCATACGGGCAAAAACCGGAAGGTAGAAGTGGAATACATGATAAAAGCCGGGCTTCCACATTATGTCTCCACTATAGATTACAACATACCCGATTCGGCCATAGCGGCCCTTGTGGCCCAAATACCTCGGCGTAATCGTCTGACTCCAGGCGATCTGCTTGACAGAAACCGTCTTGAAGAGATACGCTCAGGCATATCCGACATGTTACGTGACCATGGCTACTACGCTTTTTCAAAAGATTATATAACATTTGTAGCCGATACCGCCGAGGATGCCCGCGATGTAAATCTCACGCTTAATCTGCGGCAACCGTCAGCACAGAGTCCCGACAGACGGCATCTTACATATCTTGTCGACAAGGTGGTGTTTGTCACTGACTATAATCCGGGTACCGATTACGGCAACTATGATTTCAAGGGGCAGGATACAGTGCGCTATCGCGATATCACAGTGCTATATGGCTCTGACCATTACCTTAGGCCACAGGTGCTGTATGAGGCTTCGCACATCATGCCCGGACGTCTGTTCAGTCAGCATGAGGTCGACCTTACATATGAGGCGCTTGGGCGTCTTGGCATACTGCGCTATGTAAATATTGACATGCGGCGGGCGGGCACCTCTCCCGACGGGCAACCGCTGCTGGATGCCTATGTGCTCCTTACGAGAGGAAAGAAGCAAGGTGTGTCGCTTGAGCTGGAAGGCACCAATTCAGAGGGCGATTTGGGTTTCGGTATCGGCCTGACATACCAGCACAGAAATCTCGCTCATGGTGCCGAACTCCTGTCGGCAAAATTCCGCACGAGTTATGAGAGCCTTTCGGGCGACTTTAACGGATTGATAAACAACCGATATATGGAGTATGCCGGAGAAATAGGCATAACATTTCCACAGTTTGAGGCGCCGTTCCTGTCTTACGATTTTAAACGCCGAATCAAAGCCACGACTGAATTTTCCGTATCGTTCAACTACCAGGAACGTCCCGAATACACTCGCATAATCGCAGGTGCGGGATGGAAATACCGATGGGCAAACCGTCAGAATACATTACGCCACCGTTTTGACCTCGTGGATGTGAACTATGTGTATCTGCCAAAGTCGACAATCGATTTCCTCAACCAGATAGCACCGTCCAACCCACTGTTGCGCTACAGCTACGAGGACCACTTCATATTGCGTGCCGGCTACAGCTATTATCGTACAAATAAGCGTCAGCCGTCGGGTAATACGCTTGGACGAGTTTTGTTTCAACCGAGTGTGTTTACTATCAGAGCCAATTTCGAGCCTGCCGGAAATCTTCTGTATGCTATTTCATGCCTTACCGGACAGAAGCGTCATGACGACGCATACCGTATTTTCGGAATACAGTACGCACAGTATGTCAAGGCCGATGCCGATTATACGTTTACCAAAGCCCTGGGGCCGCGCTCGTCGGTATCGTTTCATGCGGGACTGGGAATCGGGGTTCCATACGGTAACTCACGTATGCTGCCTTTTGAAAAGCGTTTCTATGCCGGAGGTGCCAACAGCGTGAGAGGATGGGGGGTACGAACTCTTGGCCCCGGACGCTATGCCTCACGCAATTCAGTCACTGACTTCATCAACCAGTGTGGCGACATCCGTCTTGATTTGAGTATCGAGTATCGTACCAAGCTATTCTGGATACTTGAAGGTGCTTTTTTTATAGACGGTGGAAATATATGGACTATACATAACTACGATAACCAGCCCGGCGGATTCTTCCGTTTCGACTCATTCTACAAAGAAATTGCCGCCTCATATGGCATAGGATTGCGACTCGATTTCACGTATTTCCTTTTGCGCCTTGACCTCGGTATGAAAGCTGTAAATCCTGCGCTTGACGAATACAGATGGCCTATTATACGCCCTCGCTGGGGACGTGATGCAACTTTTCACTTCTCTGTCGGTTATCCTTTCTGAGGATTTTGATTTCTCGACAATACACTACATCATTAAAATTTTTTCCAGAGATGAAACAACTCGTAATATTTGACCTTGACGGTACTTTGCTGAATACTATCGACGATCTTGGTACCGCTACAAACCATGCTCTGGCCACTCTCGGGTTTCCAAAGCATCCGATATCTTCATATCCGGCTATGGTAGGCAACGGGGTGAGGCGCCTTTTGCAGCGTGCTCTGCCCTCCGGGCTTGATACTGATGAAAATATAGGGAAGATGAGGGCAGCGTTTCGAGAATACTATGATGAACATTGTACCGATACTACTGTAGCATATCCAGGCATACCCGAGCTTCTTCATGAACTTCAGTCGCGTGGTATAAAACTTGCTGTCGCATCCAACAAATATCATGAGGCTGTGGTAAGATTGATAGGACATTTCTTTCCCGATATTGACTGGGCCGTGGTTTCGGGGCATAAAGATGGAGTCCCTACAAAACCGGATCCTTCGGTGGTATTTGAAATTCTCACGGTAGTCCCTACGCCTAAACTTCAAGTGCTTTATGTCGGTGATTCAGGTGTGGATATAGAGACAGCGCGGCGTGCTTGTATCGAGTCGGTAGGAGTCACATGGGGATTTCGCCCGGTGTCTGAGCTGAAAGCGTTCTATGCCGATCATATTGTTTCGTCGCCTGATGCTATTCTGGCACTTACCGAAAAAGATATCAATATATAAAATCATTTGTCGGGAGGTACGCTTGGCTTAATAATATGGATTCAATATACATGAACGAATAATTGATGTATAAATGTGATTTTGTTGAAATATCCAGGCCGTTTTGATGGCAATAATTGGAATAAAAAGCGTAACTTTGCACCGTCAAACTTAATTTGAATATAAGCGACTGATAATTAGTAAATTCCAAAGTTATATTAATTCGTATGGATTGGTTGCAAAATCTGTTGGCTCCGGGCGCGAGCTCATTGCCAAGCACCATTATTCTTTATGCCTTTGTCATCGCTGCGGGTGTATGGCTGGGTAAATTAAAAGTGGGCGGTATCTCCCTTGGGGTTACGTTCGTGCTTTTTGTAGGCCTGCTGATGGGCCATTTCGGTTATATTGTAAATCCCGATGTGCTACACTTTGTGCGCGAGTTCGGACTTATCCTGTTTATATTCTCAATCGGTCTGCAGGTTGGTCCGTCGTTCTTTTCCTCGTTCAAAAGAGGCGGAGTGGTTCTTAACGGTCTGGCTGCGCTTACAATCGCGCTAAATGTTGTAATCGTACTTGCTATATTCTATATTGATGGCAATACTTCCATTACTGCCCTTGTCGGAGTGATGTCAGGTGCTGTGACCAATACTCCCGGTCTTGGTGCAGCACAGCAGGCGATACTGCAGGTTATGCCTCAGAATTACAACGCTACAGAAGAGATGGCAATGGGCTATGCCGCTGCATATCCTCTTGGTGTCGTTGGTATCATTACCGCGATGTTCCTTGTGCGTGCATTGTTCCGTGTAAAAATGGATAAGGAAGTCGAGGCTATAGAGGCCGAAAAGGAGGCTGCACAGCAGAAACCGTTGATTCTTACCTATGAGGTAACCAACCCTCTTATCGACGGAAAGAATATGATGCAGTTGCATGATATTGTCAACTGCGATTTCGTTGTATCGCGTCTGCAAGACAAGGATGGCAATATCTTCATACCTAATTCTCAGACTGTAGTACACAAGGGTGATAAACTGTACACTGTGCTCTCGGCCAACGATGAGGAGCGCTTTAAATCGGTTATCGGACCGGAACTTGACATTGACTGGGAGAGCAATCCCGGGCCTGTGGTATCGCGCCGAATACTTATTACCAAGACTGAATACAACGGCGTTACGCTCGGTTCTCTCAAACTGCGCCATGGCTACAGCCTCAACGCCACACGTGTCAATCGTGCCGGTATTGACCTTCTCGCATCTCCCGATCTCCGCCTGCAGATGGGCGACCGTATCACGGTGGTTGGTCAGCTTGAGGATATACGTCGTTTGGCCGAGAAGCTCGGCAACTCGGTGAAGCGCCTCAATGAGCCTAATATGTTCACTCTATTTGCCGGTATATTCCTTGGTATAATCGTGGGTTCGATACCCATTGCGTTCCCGGGCATAAGCGTGCCGATGAAGCTCGGTATGGCCGGAGGCCCGCTTGTAGTGGCTATCCTGCTCAGCCGCTTCGGATACAAGCTCAAACTTGTCACTTATACCTCTTCGGCCGCATCACTTCTTATGCGTGAGATTGGCATCTGTCTGTTCCTTGCGTCGGTAGGTATTGCCGCCGGTGCTAATTTTGCATCCACGGTGTTCAACTACACAGGTATGTGGTGGGTAATATGGGGCTTTATCATTACATTTGTACCGCTTGTGGTAGTAGGCTCTATTGCCCGCGGAGTATATAAAATCAATATGCTTACTGTAATGGGCCTGTTCGGTGGAAGTATGACCGACCCTCCTGCACTTGCTTTCGCAAATAACTCTACCGGCAATGACGCTCCCGCTGTAGCATATTCAACCGTATATCCTCTTACGATGTTCCTTCGTATAGTGGCGGCCCAGGTGCTTGTGCTTGCGCTTGCTTCCTGAGGCTTGAAATAAACCTTCTTATATCTCAGGCTGCATGAAATATAATCCTCATGCAGCCTGTGTTGTATAGATGTGGCAAAAGATGCGGAATATATTGAAGTCTGTCGTTTTTTCTGCAATGAGATTTCGAATATCTCGCATTTAGTTTGGCAGGTACGGAATTTATGCTAATTTTGCGTCAAAATAGATGAATCGTTGGCATAGTGCCCGTTTCTGTAGAATAACGGCGGTCGAGTATACGATAGCCGATAAGGGGAGGAGAGTATGCTGCTCTTGCCAAAGAATCCATTAGCTCTCTCCTCCTCCTTTTTTCGCAACAAACAATATTTTTTATTTAATCTCACAAAAAGATGACTACAACCAATAGTTATGGCGCACTCTTTGATCTTGATGGGGTGTTGGTTGATACAGAAGGAACTTACTCGCTTTTCTGGGGCGAGGCAGGGCGCAGATATCATCCTGAGATTCCTGACTTTGATATGAAGATAAAGGGTTCTACTTTGCCACGTATACTTGAAGCATATTTCCCGAATCCTGATATATCGGAAGCTGTATGTGCCGAACTGGAGGTTTTTGAGAATGCGATGGACTTTCCATTGTTTGATGGAGTGATAGAGTTTCTCTCAGACCTTAAAAAGCATGGCATACCGGCTGCGATAGTGACCAGCAGCGGTCCGGATAAGATGAAGCGTTTGTTCGAAAGGAATCCGGAGTTTGCTTCGTATTTCGATGCTGTTGTCACCTCGGGAGATGTCACTCTTTCCAAGCCTGACCCTCAGTGCTATATTATTGGCGCCAGCAAGATTGGTATTGATATCGACAGGTGCTATGTGTTTGAGGACTCTATAAACGGACTTATATCGGGTATGGCCTCAGGGGCTACAGTAATCGGTATTGCGACAACATTGGCCGCTGCGGAGCTTGAAGGCCGTGCACACGCTGTGGTGC containing:
- a CDS encoding potassium channel family protein, which codes for MATTETTPAANATTAPDTSKAPVSGGKSGKDRLSPHKIRIVKILHTLVLIASIGLIVLISWDSFHNISFLASQQYMNIQFWICMFFIFDIVVEFFIYPRKWHYVLTHIFFLLVSIPYINIIAYYGIELNPEMQYLIRFVPMIRAGYVLALVLGVLFSNKISGLFATYLGLLIATVYFASLMFFIEEHYINPGVSTYWSALWWAFMDVTTVGCNINCITPTGKVLGVILAAEGLILFPVFTVYITNSLSQRSVRDAAEDRRKAAIKAKKEAARQDSKA
- a CDS encoding BamA/TamA family outer membrane protein, whose translation is MSISGRRISVISLLAVVALAVMFAACSSTRHVPQGQYLVDKVDITVTDNADISEEQLVNYLRQTPNHKVLGFLKLQLATYNMSGRDTTKWYNRWVRKLGRPPVIYDQELTDASVYQLHHALINKGYLDSEVTVDTVHTGKNRKVEVEYMIKAGLPHYVSTIDYNIPDSAIAALVAQIPRRNRLTPGDLLDRNRLEEIRSGISDMLRDHGYYAFSKDYITFVADTAEDARDVNLTLNLRQPSAQSPDRRHLTYLVDKVVFVTDYNPGTDYGNYDFKGQDTVRYRDITVLYGSDHYLRPQVLYEASHIMPGRLFSQHEVDLTYEALGRLGILRYVNIDMRRAGTSPDGQPLLDAYVLLTRGKKQGVSLELEGTNSEGDLGFGIGLTYQHRNLAHGAELLSAKFRTSYESLSGDFNGLINNRYMEYAGEIGITFPQFEAPFLSYDFKRRIKATTEFSVSFNYQERPEYTRIIAGAGWKYRWANRQNTLRHRFDLVDVNYVYLPKSTIDFLNQIAPSNPLLRYSYEDHFILRAGYSYYRTNKRQPSGNTLGRVLFQPSVFTIRANFEPAGNLLYAISCLTGQKRHDDAYRIFGIQYAQYVKADADYTFTKALGPRSSVSFHAGLGIGVPYGNSRMLPFEKRFYAGGANSVRGWGVRTLGPGRYASRNSVTDFINQCGDIRLDLSIEYRTKLFWILEGAFFIDGGNIWTIHNYDNQPGGFFRFDSFYKEIAASYGIGLRLDFTYFLLRLDLGMKAVNPALDEYRWPIIRPRWGRDATFHFSVGYPF
- a CDS encoding HAD family hydrolase, which produces MKQLVIFDLDGTLLNTIDDLGTATNHALATLGFPKHPISSYPAMVGNGVRRLLQRALPSGLDTDENIGKMRAAFREYYDEHCTDTTVAYPGIPELLHELQSRGIKLAVASNKYHEAVVRLIGHFFPDIDWAVVSGHKDGVPTKPDPSVVFEILTVVPTPKLQVLYVGDSGVDIETARRACIESVGVTWGFRPVSELKAFYADHIVSSPDAILALTEKDINI
- a CDS encoding putative transporter, whose amino-acid sequence is MDWLQNLLAPGASSLPSTIILYAFVIAAGVWLGKLKVGGISLGVTFVLFVGLLMGHFGYIVNPDVLHFVREFGLILFIFSIGLQVGPSFFSSFKRGGVVLNGLAALTIALNVVIVLAIFYIDGNTSITALVGVMSGAVTNTPGLGAAQQAILQVMPQNYNATEEMAMGYAAAYPLGVVGIITAMFLVRALFRVKMDKEVEAIEAEKEAAQQKPLILTYEVTNPLIDGKNMMQLHDIVNCDFVVSRLQDKDGNIFIPNSQTVVHKGDKLYTVLSANDEERFKSVIGPELDIDWESNPGPVVSRRILITKTEYNGVTLGSLKLRHGYSLNATRVNRAGIDLLASPDLRLQMGDRITVVGQLEDIRRLAEKLGNSVKRLNEPNMFTLFAGIFLGIIVGSIPIAFPGISVPMKLGMAGGPLVVAILLSRFGYKLKLVTYTSSAASLLMREIGICLFLASVGIAAGANFASTVFNYTGMWWVIWGFIITFVPLVVVGSIARGVYKINMLTVMGLFGGSMTDPPALAFANNSTGNDAPAVAYSTVYPLTMFLRIVAAQVLVLALAS
- a CDS encoding HAD family hydrolase, which produces MTTTNSYGALFDLDGVLVDTEGTYSLFWGEAGRRYHPEIPDFDMKIKGSTLPRILEAYFPNPDISEAVCAELEVFENAMDFPLFDGVIEFLSDLKKHGIPAAIVTSSGPDKMKRLFERNPEFASYFDAVVTSGDVTLSKPDPQCYIIGASKIGIDIDRCYVFEDSINGLISGMASGATVIGIATTLAAAELEGRAHAVVPSLASMSVDRMLEVKR